The Erigeron canadensis isolate Cc75 chromosome 4, C_canadensis_v1, whole genome shotgun sequence genome window below encodes:
- the LOC122595042 gene encoding ubiquitin carboxyl-terminal hydrolase 23, with protein sequence MAAESLTTLIGTNLSNSENPAQESLDKSPFRRIQFHPARKPFNGFNKGGADDGFQLETLNPTKPGSKNVSGNEKTGGSDCVGISGKKRDAFEMENGVDPELSFGITFRRIGAGLENLGNTCFLNSVLQCLTYTEPLAAYLQSGKHQVTCRKAGFCALCAIQKHVSRALQLSGRSLAPKDLVSNLRCISRTFRNSRQEDAHEYMVNLLESMHKCCLPTGVPSESQSAYDKSLVHKIFGGKLRSQVKCMQCNYCSNKFDPFLDLSLEILKADNLYKAFANFTAKEQLDGGAKQYQCQQCKQKVKALKQLTIHKAPNVLTVHLKRFGSQMSGQKIDKKVLFGSTLDLTPFVTGPNDGDLKYTLYGVLVHAGWSTHSGHYYCFVRTSSGMWYSLDDNRVYQVSEKKVFEQKAYMLFYFRDRKIAPLKKTSDVVHQKDKAVINGTLDGSSTPKEGQTKTGLSNGSLNVQKSVATVAIESGSPIPVAPKETQMNTNLINGSLNDPHSLATVGIERSGISSVAPKETQTNTSLSIGALSSHKTSVTVDTVGNGPLDGAPEQTYSNTSLTNGSLNAHKSSVTVGTRENASSNGAPDLTHTNTSISNIVSINQKSSYMAGSMTDEISNGALEQTQKTEGPVLNSNFVPNSELTTKGKSEHSTIQNATTVSCCKPLTTSVDTAIKMENHAMEVGVSESSRVNSGRDGQIEVVATTLLEPSGLPKMESCMEEKTLGRKTHKKAKNFLKCRVMSMKFSSNVLMGTSLNQRKKKKHKQSKRLKNVSQEDLVNEGPSTSINVKPLELVKLPVENGFKENSVLEGSSVKIEALKAVKCPFENGFKERVNIDGAVLATSDCNGDLQRDAPKGSNHLDVCRGASKQKDLVRMLTRGLEDRVVPRWDEEDSTRSQRGETEHDLTIGYIGDDWDYIYDQGRRKKVRMSRTQFDGENPFQNIANERLKSHAGKQKSIKGPSTMMKKQFNKSRSGNGPCRT encoded by the exons ATGGCGGCTGAATCTCTAACCACTTTGATTGGTACCAATCTTTCTAATTCTGAAAATCCAGCTCAAGAATCTTTGGATAAATCCCCATTTAGAAGGATTCAATTTCATCCTGCAAGAAAACCCTTTAATGGGTTCAATAAAGGGGGAGCTGATGATGGTTTTCAGCTCGAAACGCTAAACCCGACGAAACCCGGGTCGAAAAATGTTAGTGGGAATGAAAAAACTGGTGGGTCGGATTGTGTTGGGATTTCGGGTAAGAAAAGAGATGCTTTTGAAATGGAAAATGGGGTGGATCCTGAACTTAGTTTTGGGATTACTTTCAGAAGAATT GGTGCTGGTTTGGAAAATTTAGGGAATACTTGCTTTCTTAACTCGGTGCTACAATGTTTAACATATACTGAGCCTTTAGCTGCATATTTACAAAGTGGAAAGCATCAAGTTACTT GTCGGAAAGCTGGATTTTGTGCTTTATGTGCTATTCAGAAGCATGTCAGTCGTGCACTGCAGTTATCAGGAAGATCATTGGCACCTAAAGATCTAGTTTCAAATCTGCGGT GTATATCTAGGACTTTTAGAAATTCAAGGCAGGAGGATGCTCACGAGTACATGGTTAACTTGTTGGAATCAATGCACAAGTGTTGCTTACCTACAGGAGTGCCTAGTGAATCACAAAGCGCTTATGATAAAAGTTTGGTTCATAAGATATTCGGTGGCAAACTCCGTAGTCAG GTGAAATGCATGCAGTGTAACTACTGCTCTAACAAGTTTGATCCGTTCTTGGATTTGAGTTTGGAAATCTTGAAAGCAGATAATTTGTACAAGGCCTTTGCGAATTTTACTGCCAAAGAACAGTTGGATGGAGGGGCTAAGCAATACCAGTGCCAGCAGTGCAAGCAAAAGGTCAAGGCTCTCAAACAGCTTACAATTCACAAGGCCCCCAATGTCCTTACGGTCCACTTGAAACGCTTTGGTTCCCAAATGTCAGGGCAAAAGATTGACAAGAAAGTCTTGTTTGGTTCTACATTAGACTTGACACCTTTTGTCACTGGGCCAAAT GATGGGGATTTGAAGTACACTCTTTATGGCGTTCTAGTTCATGCTGGTTGGAGCACACATTCTGGTCATTATTATTGCTTTGTTCGGACATCTAGTGGCATGTGGTACTCACTTGATGACAATCGG GTCTATCAAGTGAGTGAGAAGAAGGTTTTTGAGCAGAAAGCCTACATGCTATTCTATTTTCGGGATAGAAAAATTGCTCCACTGAAGAAGACTTCAGATGTTGTTCATCAAAAAGATAAAGCTGTGATTAATGGTACACTTGATGGATCCAGTACACCAAAAGAGGGCCAAACAAAAACTGGTCTAAGTAATGGCTCATTGAATGTTCAAAAATCTGTAGCTACTGTTGCTATTGAAAGCGGCAGTCCCATTCCTGTTGCACCAAAAGAGACTCAAATGAATACCAACTTAATCAATGgatcattaaatgatccacACTCTTTGGCTACTGTTGGAATTGAAAGAAGTGGGATCAGTTCTGTTGCACCAAAAGAGACCCAAACTAACACCAGCTTAAGTATTGGAGCATTAAGCAGTCACAAGACTTCTGTTACTGTTGATACTGTGGGAAATGGGCCCCTTGATGGTGCACCTGAACAGACATATTCAAACACCAGTTTAACCAATGGTTCACTAAATGCCCACAAGTCTTCAGTTACTGTTGGTACCAGGGAAAATGCTTCCAGTAATGGTGCACCAGACCTGACCCATACGAACACCAGTATAAGTAACATAGTATCAATCAATCAGAAGTCTTCTTATATGGCTGGTAGCATGACCGATGAAATCAGTAATGGTGCATTAGAACAGACCCAGAAGACAGAAGGTCCAGTTTTAAATAGCAATTTTGTGCCCAATTCAGAATTGACCACGAAGGGCAAAAGTGAACATTCTACCATCCAAAATGCTACAACAGTCAGTTGCTGCAAGCCACTTACTACTTCTGTGGATACTGCAATTAAAATGGAGAACCATGCTATG GAAGTTGGCGTGAGTGAATCATCTAGGGTCAATAGTGGTCGTGATGGTCAAATCGAGGTGGTAGCTACTACATTGCTGGAGCCATCAGGTTTACCAAAAATGGAAAGCTGTATGGAGGAGAAAACTCTTGGCAGGAAAACCCATAAAAAAGCAAAGAACTTCCTGAAGTGCAGGGTAATGAGTATGAAATTCAGCTCAAATGTTTTAATGGGGACATCATTAAACcagaggaagaaaaagaaacataagCAAAGCAAACGGTTGAAAAATGTTTCTCAAGAGGACTTGGTCAATGAAGGTCCGTCTACATCAATCAATGTAAAACCACTGGAGCTGGTCAAACTTCCTGTTGAAAATGGATTCAAAGAGAACTCAGTTCTCGAAGGTTCTTCTGTCAAAATTGAAGCACTGAAGGCAGTTAAATGTCCCTTTGAAAATGGATTCAAAGAGAGGGTGAACATAGATGGTGCTGTGCTTGCAACAAGTGATTGTAATGGTGACTTGCAAAGAGATGCACCTAAAGGATCAAATCATTTGGATGTTTGCAGGGGCGCTTCAAAACAAAAAGATTTGGTTCGTATGCTTACCAGAGGTTTGGAGGACAGAGTTG tcCCTCGTTGGGATGAGGAGGATTCAACACGATCTCAGAGAGGAGAAACAGAACATGATCTCACCATTGGCTACATAGGAGATGATTG GGACTACATATACGATCAAGGACGTAGGAAGAAAGTAAGGATGTCACGAACACAATTTGATGGGGAAAACCCGTTTCAAAATATCGCAAACGAAAGGTTAAAATCGCATGCAGGAAAACAGAAGTCGATTAAAGGACCTTCTACGATGATGAAAAAGCAGTTCAATAAGTCACGATCTGGTAACGGGCCATGCAGGACGTGA
- the LOC122597769 gene encoding probable LRR receptor-like serine/threonine-protein kinase At2g24230 encodes MDFALVGCILILTLLLKSNLGQQQNLPIPNSDEFLISSFFEKMGLNSSKCYNLSSSVCSWQAVFCDAKQENVIGLVAPNLGLTGPIPDNTIAKLKKLQFLDLNSNHITDFSSDFWSLTSLKSLNLSNNKFSVNLSTNIGNFVSLEKLDISFNNFSGHLPDSLSSLASLQMLNLNRNLFDSMIPSGFIKCHSLTSVDFSMNSFHGSLPKGFDHAFPKLKSLNLAGNLINGRGSDFSKMVSLTYLNISKNLFKGSVVEIFHGPLEVIDLSSNHFDGHISQVNFDPSFDWSHLIYLDLSDNEISGMFFSNLSQAHKIRHLNLAKNRFTKQSFIHIDELHSLEYLNLSKTNIIGRIDDEISTLTHLRTLDLSSNHLAGNIPLLNFKSLQNLDLSKNNLTGYIPLSLLKKLPWMERFNFSYNNLTLCGSEVPLETLQSAFIGSTNSCPFAANPTLFKRKVHKHRGLKLALGLAISLICLLLGLLLFAFGCRKKTRMWDAKESCNEEKFISGPFSFKTDSTTWVADVKVASLVPVVIFEKPLLNFTFSDLLSATSNFDRDTLLAEGRFGPVYRGFLAGDVHVAIKVLVHGSTMTDQEAARELEYLGHIKHPNLVPLMGYCIAGEQRIAIYDYMENGNLHNLLYDLPLGVQVNEDWSTDAWEENVENGIQNMGSDALLITWRFRHKIGLGTARALAFLHHGCSPPIIHRDIKASSVYLDYNLEPRLSDFGLAKIFGNTVGDDMAHGSPGYAPPDDVITPKSDVYGFGVILLELITGKKPVGDDYPDNDTLKAQDLVSWVRGLVRMNAGSQAIDPKIRTTGDECQMIEGLKIGYLCTADLPSKRPSMQQVVGLIKDIEPNMSL; translated from the coding sequence ATGGACTTTGCTTTAGTTGGTTGCATTTTGATTCTAACACTCTTGTTGAAGTCAAACCTTGGTCAACAGCAAAATCTGCCAATACCCAATTCAGATGAGTTCTTGATTTCcagtttttttgaaaaaatgggCTTAAATTCTTCAAAATGTTACAATCTTTCTTCATCTGTTTGTTCATGGCAAGCTGTGTTTTGTGATGCTAAACAAGAAAATGTCATTGGTCTTGTTGCTCCTAATTTAGGTCTTACTGGTCCTATACCTGACAATACTATTGCCAAACTTAAAAAGCTTCAATTTTTAGACTTAAATAGTAATCATATCACTGATTTTTCATCTGATTTTTGGAGCTTAACTTCACTTAAATCACTTAATCTTTCAAACAACAAATTTTCAGTCAATCTTTCAACTAACATTGGCAACTTTGTGTCACTTGAAAAACTTGACATTTCTTTCAACAACTTTTCAGGTCACCTCCCTGATTCATTAAGTTCTCTAGCAAGTTTACAAATGCTTAATCTTAACAGAAATCTGTTTGATTCAATGATTCCATCAGGATTCATAAAGTGCCACTCTTTGACTTCTGTTGACTTCTCTATGAACAGTTTTCATGGCAGTCTTCCAAAGGGGTTTGACCATGCATTTCCTAAGCTAAAAAGCTTGAATCTTGCTGGAAATTTGATTAATGGAAGGGGGTCTGATTTTTCAAAGATGGTTTCCTTAACTTATTTGAACATTTCCAAGAATCTTTTTAAGGGCTCTGTTGTTGAAATATTTCATGGGCCATTGGAAGTGATTGATTTAAGTAGTAATCATTTTGATGGTCATATTTCTCAGGTAAACTTTGATCCATCTTTTGATTGGTCTCATTTGATTTATCTTGATTTATCTGATAATGAGATTAGTGGAATGTTTTTTAGTAATTTAAGCCAAGCCCATAAGATTAGGCATCTTAATCTTGCTAAAAATAGGTTCACAAAACAAAGTTTCATCCACATTGATGAACTTCATAGTTTAGAGTACCTAAACTTGTCGAAAACCAATATAATCGGTCGAATCGATGACGAAATTTCGACTTTAACTCATCTGAGGACACTTGATCTTTCAAGTAATCATCTTGCTGGTAACATCCCACTTCTGAACTTTAAATCACTACAGAACCTTGATCTTTCAAAAAATAACTTAACTGGATACATACCATTGTCTCTGTTGAAAAAGCTACCATGGATGGAAAGATTCAACTTTTCTTACAACAATTTGACTCTTTGTGGTTCTGAAGTTCCACTTGAAACCCTGCAATCTGCGTTCATTGGGTCAACAAATAGTTGCCCATTCGCTGCAAACCCAACACTTTTCAAGAGAAAAGTGCATAAACATAGAGGACTCAAGCTTGCTTTGGGTCTGGCCATCTCGTTAATCTGCTTGCTTCTTGGTTTGCTACTGTTTGCATTTGGGTGTCGAAAGAAAACAAGAATGTGGGATGCTAAAGAGTCTTGCAATGAAGAAAAATTCATTTCTGGCCCGTTTTCATTTAAAACAGATTCAACCACTTGGGTAGCAGATGTAAAGGTTGCATCTTTAGTCCCTGTAGTGATCTTTGAGAAGCCGTTGTTGAATTTTACCTTTTCGGATCTTTTATCTGCTACATCAAATTTCGATAGGGATACCCTTTTGGCTGAAGGGCGGTTTGGACCGGTATATCGTGGTTTTTTGGCTGGTGATGTTCATGTCGCAATTAAGGTCTTGGTTCATGGATCCACCATGACTGATCAAGAGGCTGCAAGAGAGCTCGAGTATCTTGGGCATATAAAACACCCGAATCTCGTTCCTTTAATGGGATACTGCATTGCAGGTGAACAAAGAATCGCAATTTATGATTATATGGAAAATGGAAACTTGCATAACTTGTTGTATGATCTTCCTCTTGGAGTTCAAGTTAATGAAGATTGGAGTACCGATGCATGGGAAGAAAATGTCGAAAACGGTATTCAAAACATGGGGTCTGACGCCCTTTTGATCACGTGGCGGTTCAGACACAAGATCGGGCTTGGAACAGCCCGGGCATTGGCATTTCTCCACCATGGGTGCTCACCACCAATCATTCATAGAGACATTAAGGCGAGTAGTGTTTATCTTGATTACAATCTTGAACCAAGGTTATCAGACTTTGGTCTCGCAAAAATCTTTGGAAACACTGTTGGTGATGACATGGCTCACGGGTCCCCTGGATATGCGCCACCAGATGACGTGATTACTCCAAAATCTGATGTTTATGGATTTGGGGTGATTCTTCTTGAGTTGATTACAGGTAAAAAGCCCGTTGGTGATGACTATCCAGACAATGACACTTTGAAAGCACAAGATTTGGTTAGTTGGGTTAGAGGGCTCGTAAGGATGAACGCTGGTTCACAAGCCATAGATCCCAAGATTCGAACCACGGGTGATGAATGTCAAATGATAGAAGGCTTGAAAATCGGGTATCTGTGCACAGCTGATCTTCCATCTAAGCGGCCAAGTATGCAACAAGTGGTTGGACTTATCAAGGATATCGAACCAAATATGAGTTTGTGA